AAAACTGAAAGTGAAAATCAAAGACAAAAGCCGCGTTGAGATAACAGGAGAAGGGAAAATAGTCCTAAAAGGAAGGCTCTTTCTTTAAAAAGGTTTGCGTGGAGGTTTCCCCTCCACGCAAACCCCATGTTCATTGAATCTACTGAATAGCAGGAAATCCTCCTAACGTAGATAGCTTGGATTCGTCTACGGATACCTCAAAGCGTCCCTTCAACTTTTCAATCTCCTTATCCAAATACCACTGCTGAATGTCCTCCCTTATCTTCGGAAGAGCTTCCTCAAAGGTCAATTGCTTGCTGGGCGACTTCTCTAAAACCTCGACTACATGCCAGCCATATTGAGTTTCTACAGGGCCTCCAAGGCTTTTTTCTTTGATGGAGAAAATAAGATCCTCGAACTCCTTGACAGTTTGTCCCCTTTGAATCCATCCCAAGTCTCCACCCTTGCTTGCGCTGCCTGAGTCTTGACTATACTCCTTGGCTGCATCGCTGAAGCTCTTCTCTTTTGCAAGAATCTCAAGCAAAACCCTGTCTGCTTTTTCCTTGGAATCGACCAGTATGTGCCGAACATGAACAGCTTCTGGCCTAACATACTTGTCCTTGTTTTGCTCGTAATACTTCCTCAGATCCTCTTCCTTGAAGCTCCAGCTGCCGGATATCTTATTTATATAGGATTGGGCTAGAACGTTTATGGCATTCCACCGCAAGGCAAGGGCCGTCTCCGGATCCAACTGCAGACCTTCCATTTGTGCAGCTTGAGAAAGCAAAAGGGCAGCAACTACGTGATTGGCAAAATCCTTTCGCTGAGCCATGGTTGTCTGGGCCAACACAAAAGGAGCAAAATTCTTTTGAACACCTGCCTGCTTCACCAATAAAAGAACTAGCTCGTCTTCACCTACAGTCTCGTCACCAACCGATATAACCTTCTCATTTTCCTTCGCTGCGGCAAAACCTGCGAATACTGCT
The DNA window shown above is from Thermovirga lienii DSM 17291 and carries:
- a CDS encoding PpiC-type peptidyl-prolyl cis-trans isomerase (PFAM: PPIC-type PPIASE domain~COGs: COG0760 Parvulin-like peptidyl-prolyl isomerase~InterPro IPR000297~KEGG: gme:Gmet_3548 PpiC-type peptidyl-prolyl cis-trans isomerase~PFAM: PpiC-type peptidyl-prolyl cis-trans isomerase~SPTR: PpiC-type peptidyl-prolyl cis-trans isomerase) → MLSKISMKRLLVGLLVVSIVAVFAGFAAAKENEKVISVGDETVGEDELVLLLVKQAGVQKNFAPFVLAQTTMAQRKDFANHVVAALLLSQAAQMEGLQLDPETALALRWNAINVLAQSYINKISGSWSFKEEDLRKYYEQNKDKYVRPEAVHVRHILVDSKEKADRVLLEILAKEKSFSDAAKEYSQDSGSASKGGDLGWIQRGQTVKEFEDLIFSIKEKSLGGPVETQYGWHVVEVLEKSPSKQLTFEEALPKIREDIQQWYLDKEIEKLKGRFEVSVDESKLSTLGGFPAIQ